One Kitasatospora sp. MAP12-44 DNA segment encodes these proteins:
- a CDS encoding nuclear transport factor 2 family protein, protein MNSAVADLMRRNLLDVFNEPDAERRNAAIAQTYAQDVVWHEPDRVVRGREALAQRATELRAQAPDWVFRPDGPVSVNDDLGHLGFQFGPAGQPPVATGMDIAHCKDGVIVELYTFVGGGAQPS, encoded by the coding sequence ATGAACAGCGCCGTCGCCGACCTGATGCGCCGCAACCTCCTCGACGTCTTCAATGAACCGGACGCCGAGCGCCGCAACGCGGCCATCGCGCAGACCTACGCCCAGGACGTCGTGTGGCACGAACCCGACCGCGTCGTCCGAGGCCGAGAGGCGCTCGCCCAGCGCGCCACGGAGCTGCGTGCGCAGGCCCCGGACTGGGTCTTCCGGCCCGACGGTCCCGTCTCCGTCAACGACGATCTCGGCCACCTGGGCTTCCAGTTCGGCCCCGCCGGTCAACCGCCCGTCGCTACCGGAATGGACATCGCCCACTGCAAGGACGGCGTCATCGTGGAGCTCTACACCTTCGTCGGCGGGGGAGCCCAACCGTCCTAG
- a CDS encoding MoaF N-terminal domain-containing protein, which produces MTETDPLPGFAGRTYLFQVDNGAAFRNSYSSDGSRLRWEGLGESAGQWDDVALHVARVAPEVYFVSWTEKSGLTVSHVMDLAALTVRVFWTYEGEGGRVGELHTGTLRPVA; this is translated from the coding sequence ATGACCGAGACCGATCCCCTGCCGGGCTTCGCCGGCCGGACGTACCTCTTCCAGGTCGACAACGGCGCCGCCTTCCGCAACTCCTACTCCAGCGACGGCTCGCGGCTGCGCTGGGAGGGGCTCGGCGAGTCGGCCGGGCAGTGGGACGACGTCGCGCTGCACGTGGCACGGGTCGCGCCCGAGGTGTACTTCGTCAGCTGGACGGAGAAGAGCGGCCTCACCGTCAGCCATGTGATGGACCTGGCGGCGCTCACCGTGCGGGTGTTCTGGACGTACGAGGGCGAGGGCGGCCGGGTCGGCGAGCTGCACACCGGGACGCTGCGGCCGGTGGCCTGA
- a CDS encoding DUF1059 domain-containing protein, giving the protein MRKVADCREYPSEMNCSLAISGEEEEVVRCATEHAVSVHGHADSAELRAQIRAGLKDELILQHT; this is encoded by the coding sequence ATGCGCAAGGTTGCCGACTGCCGCGAGTACCCGAGCGAGATGAACTGCTCACTGGCCATCTCCGGCGAGGAGGAGGAGGTCGTGCGCTGCGCCACCGAGCACGCGGTCTCGGTGCACGGCCACGCGGACTCCGCCGAGCTGCGGGCCCAGATCAGGGCCGGCCTCAAGGACGAGCTGATCCTCCAGCACACCTGA
- a CDS encoding TetR/AcrR family transcriptional regulator, with product MYTLIMATQERLIESTQELLWERGYVGTSPKAIQQRAGVGQGSMYHHFSGKPDLATTAMRRSAEQLLGQAQAQLSAPGTAYERIAGYLLRERDVLRGCRVGRMAQDPEVIADEALRAPVRETFDRLGELIAGVIEEGRRRGELLPGPPAQELAAAVVAVVQGGYVLARAAGSEEPFRQAIRGALALLATQVSGTACGTDGSTDCSTDGDGKS from the coding sequence ATGTACACTCTGATCATGGCAACGCAGGAACGGCTCATCGAGAGCACCCAGGAGCTCCTCTGGGAGCGCGGCTACGTCGGCACCAGTCCCAAGGCGATCCAGCAGCGCGCCGGGGTGGGCCAGGGCAGCATGTACCACCACTTCAGCGGCAAGCCCGACCTCGCCACCACCGCGATGCGCCGCAGCGCCGAGCAGCTGCTCGGCCAGGCGCAGGCGCAGCTGTCCGCACCCGGCACCGCGTACGAGCGGATCGCCGGGTACCTGCTGCGCGAGCGCGACGTGCTGCGCGGATGCCGGGTCGGGCGGATGGCGCAGGATCCGGAGGTGATCGCCGACGAGGCGCTGCGGGCACCGGTGCGGGAGACGTTCGACCGGCTGGGCGAGCTGATCGCGGGGGTGATCGAGGAGGGGCGCCGGCGCGGTGAGCTGCTGCCCGGGCCGCCGGCGCAGGAGTTGGCCGCCGCAGTGGTGGCCGTGGTCCAGGGCGGTTACGTGCTCGCCCGGGCCGCGGGCTCCGAGGAGCCCTTCCGCCAGGCGATCCGCGGCGCGCTCGCGCTGCTGGCCACCCAGGTGAGCGGCACCGCCTGCGGCACCGACGGCAGCACCGACTGCAGCACCGACGGAGACGGCAAGAGCTGA
- a CDS encoding SDR family NAD(P)-dependent oxidoreductase has protein sequence MQRFTGRRVLITGGGSGIGQATVHRILAEGGRIVTVDVNEAGLLATAERAAADGTADRLTTAVLDISDEDSVRSGVAAALDTLGGLDVLVNAAGILRSSHTHQTSLEFWNTLLKVNLTGTFLMVREALPALLSTGSGVIVNFSSTSATFAHPYMAAYAATKGGIQSFTHAIAQEYSKQGLRAVCVAPGSIDSGMTNNPGLPADTDFSLLAKLAPALGHGFAGPDTVAGVIAMLASDDGAFITGTEIRIDGGTHM, from the coding sequence ATGCAGCGCTTCACCGGTCGTCGAGTCCTCATCACCGGCGGCGGCTCGGGCATCGGCCAGGCCACCGTCCACCGGATCCTCGCCGAGGGCGGCCGGATCGTCACCGTGGACGTCAACGAGGCCGGCCTGCTGGCCACCGCCGAGCGGGCCGCGGCCGACGGCACCGCCGACCGGCTGACCACCGCCGTCCTGGACATCTCCGACGAGGACTCGGTGCGCTCGGGCGTGGCCGCCGCCCTGGACACCCTCGGCGGCCTGGACGTCCTGGTCAACGCGGCCGGCATCCTGCGCTCCTCGCACACCCACCAGACCAGCCTGGAGTTCTGGAACACCCTGCTGAAGGTCAACCTGACCGGCACCTTCCTGATGGTGCGCGAGGCGCTGCCCGCCCTGCTGTCCACCGGCAGCGGCGTGATCGTCAACTTCAGCTCGACCTCGGCGACCTTCGCCCACCCCTACATGGCCGCCTATGCCGCGACCAAGGGCGGCATCCAGTCGTTCACCCACGCGATCGCCCAGGAGTACTCCAAGCAGGGTCTGCGCGCGGTCTGCGTCGCCCCCGGCAGCATCGACAGCGGCATGACCAACAACCCCGGCCTGCCCGCCGACACCGACTTCAGCCTGCTCGCCAAGCTCGCGCCGGCCCTCGGCCACGGCTTCGCCGGGCCGGACACGGTGGCCGGCGTCATCGCGATGCTGGCCAGCGACGACGGCGCCTTCATCACCGGCACGGAGATCCGGATCGACGGCGGCACGCATATGTGA
- a CDS encoding nuclear transport factor 2 family protein produces MSRTPQQIFETYLYAGAMTRNADALAETFAADGVFEAPLMPAGATFPRRLVGRDAIRSAMAAYYE; encoded by the coding sequence GTGTCCCGAACGCCGCAGCAGATCTTCGAGACTTACCTCTACGCCGGGGCCATGACCCGGAACGCCGATGCTCTTGCCGAGACCTTCGCCGCGGACGGTGTCTTCGAGGCGCCGCTCATGCCTGCCGGCGCTACCTTCCCCAGGAGGTTGGTGGGTCGCGACGCGATCCGTAGCGCGATGGCGGCGTACTACGAGTAA
- a CDS encoding class I SAM-dependent methyltransferase, translating into MAMQMENLDQDKVMEFLMRVVADGGAAAAGLCTSLGDRLGLYTAMAGSGSMSSMELAEKTGLHERYVREWLAAQVAGEYVMYDPEKDAYLLPDEHAAVLADPSMPTYAAGFFTMMQALYGTEDVLMEAFRTGSGVGWEEHSNALFAGTAKFFRPGYSGSLVPEWIPAMNGTEGKLRKGAEVADIGCGYGWSTLLMAEAYPASTFHGFDFHQPSVEAARRNAEQQGMADRVSFEVASAQDFPGEGYDLITFFDCLHDMGDPGSALEHAREALAADGSCMIVEPNVSADVRENANPIGRAVVSASVAVCLPSALAQHGPQAMGNHAGEGAMRRIADEAGLHHWKLAAESPVNRVYAASR; encoded by the coding sequence ATGGCCATGCAGATGGAGAACCTGGACCAGGACAAGGTGATGGAGTTCCTGATGCGGGTGGTGGCCGACGGCGGCGCGGCGGCGGCCGGGCTGTGCACCTCGCTGGGCGACCGGCTGGGGCTGTACACCGCGATGGCCGGCTCGGGGTCGATGAGCTCCATGGAGCTCGCCGAGAAGACCGGCCTGCACGAGCGCTACGTCCGGGAGTGGCTGGCCGCGCAGGTGGCCGGCGAGTACGTGATGTACGACCCCGAGAAGGACGCCTACCTGCTGCCCGACGAGCACGCCGCGGTGCTCGCCGACCCGTCCATGCCGACCTACGCGGCCGGGTTCTTCACCATGATGCAGGCGCTGTACGGCACCGAGGACGTCCTGATGGAGGCCTTCCGCACGGGGAGCGGGGTGGGCTGGGAGGAGCACAGCAACGCGCTCTTCGCCGGCACTGCCAAGTTCTTCCGCCCCGGCTACAGCGGCTCGCTGGTCCCGGAGTGGATCCCGGCGATGAACGGCACCGAGGGCAAGCTGCGCAAGGGCGCGGAGGTCGCCGACATCGGCTGCGGCTACGGCTGGTCGACCCTGCTGATGGCCGAGGCCTACCCGGCCTCGACGTTCCACGGCTTCGACTTCCACCAGCCCTCGGTCGAGGCGGCCCGCCGCAACGCCGAGCAGCAGGGGATGGCCGACCGGGTCAGCTTCGAGGTGGCCAGCGCGCAGGACTTCCCCGGCGAGGGCTACGACCTGATCACCTTCTTCGACTGCCTGCACGACATGGGCGACCCGGGCAGCGCGCTGGAGCACGCCCGGGAGGCGCTCGCCGCGGACGGCAGCTGCATGATCGTCGAGCCCAACGTCTCGGCGGACGTCCGGGAGAACGCCAACCCGATCGGCCGCGCGGTGGTCTCCGCGTCGGTCGCCGTCTGCCTGCCCTCGGCGCTGGCCCAGCACGGGCCGCAGGCGATGGGCAACCACGCCGGCGAGGGCGCCATGCGGCGGATCGCCGACGAAGCCGGACTGCACCACTGGAAGCTGGCCGCCGAGAGCCCGGTGAACCGGGTGTACGCCGCCAGCAGGTAA
- a CDS encoding alpha/beta hydrolase-fold protein, giving the protein MGLTSHKVLALAILVALSAMAGTVRIWPRLARQGWQAVLGRIAALLATQLTLLVALGLLANNYFAFYGSWDELLGGGDTSPVTVQSKLPTSADLAGIGADSRRSGGGSGGRGSGGRPIPVQPLGREDVQGGGAVGREPAQAGQIDAVRITGAQSGLTTDAYVYLPPQYFQPAYANRKFPAVVVMTGFPGDARNLVTGLNYPGTALGLNLSGKMQPTVLVLMRPSPAMPRDTECEDVPGGPPSDAYFSQDVPKVIAASYRVIPDGRGWGVMGDSTGGYCALKLAMRHPEVFPTAVSLSGYYKAAEDDTTGDLFAGSQQLRDQADLVWRLKNLPAPAVSVLVAGTKQGDGDYRQQTDRFVAAVQGPMTISYSMLEAGGHNLQTWSRLMPSSLEWLSQHLAPPS; this is encoded by the coding sequence ATGGGTCTGACAAGCCACAAGGTGCTGGCACTGGCGATCCTGGTGGCCCTGTCGGCGATGGCCGGCACCGTGCGGATCTGGCCCCGGCTGGCCCGGCAGGGCTGGCAGGCGGTGCTCGGACGGATCGCCGCGCTGCTGGCCACCCAGCTGACCCTGCTGGTCGCGCTCGGCCTGCTGGCCAACAACTACTTTGCTTTCTACGGCAGTTGGGACGAACTGCTGGGCGGCGGCGACACCTCGCCGGTGACCGTCCAGAGCAAGCTGCCGACCAGTGCCGACCTCGCCGGGATCGGCGCCGACAGCCGCAGGTCCGGCGGCGGGTCTGGCGGCCGCGGGTCCGGTGGTCGGCCGATCCCGGTGCAGCCGCTCGGCAGGGAGGACGTCCAGGGTGGCGGCGCGGTCGGCCGGGAGCCGGCCCAGGCCGGGCAGATCGACGCCGTGCGGATCACCGGAGCGCAGTCCGGCCTGACCACCGACGCCTATGTCTACCTGCCGCCGCAGTACTTCCAGCCCGCCTACGCGAACCGGAAGTTCCCCGCCGTGGTCGTGATGACCGGCTTCCCGGGGGATGCCAGGAACCTGGTCACCGGGCTCAACTACCCTGGTACCGCACTGGGGTTGAACCTGTCCGGCAAGATGCAGCCGACCGTGCTGGTGCTGATGCGTCCCTCCCCGGCGATGCCGCGCGACACCGAGTGCGAGGACGTCCCCGGCGGCCCGCCCTCCGACGCGTACTTCTCGCAGGACGTGCCGAAGGTGATCGCCGCCTCGTACCGGGTCATCCCGGACGGTCGCGGCTGGGGCGTGATGGGCGACTCGACCGGCGGCTACTGCGCGCTCAAGCTGGCGATGCGTCACCCCGAGGTCTTCCCGACCGCGGTCTCGCTCTCCGGCTACTACAAGGCGGCCGAGGACGACACCACCGGTGACCTCTTCGCCGGGAGTCAGCAACTGCGCGACCAGGCCGACCTGGTGTGGCGGCTGAAGAACCTGCCGGCGCCCGCCGTCTCGGTGCTGGTGGCGGGCACCAAGCAGGGCGACGGCGACTACCGGCAGCAGACCGACCGGTTCGTGGCCGCCGTCCAGGGCCCGATGACGATCTCGTACAGCATGCTGGAAGCGGGCGGCCACAACCTCCAGACCTGGAGCCGGCTGATGCCCAGCTCACTGGAGTGGCTCTCGCAGCACCTGGCGCCACCGTCCTGA
- a CDS encoding TetR family transcriptional regulator → MSEPTRPSLTERRRAETQLEIAAAAAELFAERGAEATTAEEIARRAGVALRTFYRYFRTKEEAVAPLLAAGGRRWVELIVSGPADLPVPQVLERAAVEALTPGDPQMAQGLQATRRLLTDPGLRIVWQAVHQNSEDELVPVLAARCGPAADPLEIRLAAAAATAAIRVALESWAATEVDVTGPGSPGELAARCVRELTAGLRLWDDARGPAGSGEGRPTD, encoded by the coding sequence ATGAGCGAACCCACCCGCCCCTCGCTGACCGAGCGCCGCCGTGCCGAGACCCAGCTGGAGATCGCCGCCGCGGCCGCCGAGCTCTTCGCCGAGCGCGGCGCGGAGGCGACCACCGCCGAGGAGATCGCGCGCCGCGCGGGCGTCGCGCTGCGCACCTTCTACCGCTACTTCCGCACCAAGGAGGAGGCCGTCGCCCCGCTGCTCGCGGCCGGTGGACGGCGCTGGGTGGAGCTGATCGTGAGCGGCCCGGCCGACCTGCCGGTGCCGCAGGTGCTGGAGCGCGCGGCGGTCGAGGCGCTGACGCCCGGCGACCCGCAGATGGCGCAGGGCCTGCAGGCCACCCGCCGGCTGCTGACCGACCCCGGGCTGCGGATCGTCTGGCAGGCCGTCCACCAGAACTCCGAGGACGAACTCGTGCCGGTGCTGGCCGCCCGCTGCGGCCCGGCCGCCGACCCGCTGGAGATCAGGCTCGCGGCGGCCGCTGCCACCGCCGCGATCCGGGTCGCCCTGGAGAGCTGGGCGGCCACCGAGGTGGACGTCACCGGACCCGGTTCGCCAGGCGAGCTGGCGGCGCGCTGCGTAAGGGAGTTGACCGCCGGCCTGCGGCTCTGGGACGACGCCCGCGGGCCCGCCGGGTCGGGGGAGGGCCGCCCGACCGACTAG
- a CDS encoding phosphotriesterase, translated as MSGAVRTVLGDLDPAELGVCDAHDHLFLRSPQLPGQELDDPRAAAAELAEFHAAGGRAVVQWTPYGMARGADHLAELSRRSGIHLVAATGLHRAAHYDRLVPAELYDGLAELFTAELTAGIRGDGPRAGLIKVAGGYHGLDEHARIVMAAAAEAHHATGAPIGVHHELGTGALDVLELLCGRLGVPPQSVVLGHLNRFPDPRVHRELAEAGAYLAFDGPSTANHATDWRLLDVMIALVEAGHGDRLLLGGDTTTAAARHASGGGPGMPFLLTGLRPRIIRELGAEQAELIFRGNPARAFAAHWGPSR; from the coding sequence GTGAGCGGCGCCGTCCGCACGGTGCTCGGCGACCTGGACCCGGCCGAGCTGGGCGTCTGCGACGCGCACGACCACCTCTTCCTCCGCAGCCCGCAGCTGCCCGGCCAGGAGCTGGACGATCCGCGGGCCGCCGCGGCCGAGTTGGCGGAGTTCCACGCGGCCGGCGGCCGGGCGGTCGTCCAGTGGACCCCGTACGGGATGGCGCGCGGGGCCGACCACCTCGCGGAGCTCTCCCGCCGCAGCGGCATCCACCTGGTCGCCGCCACCGGGCTGCACCGGGCGGCGCACTACGACCGGCTGGTGCCCGCGGAGCTCTACGACGGGCTGGCCGAGCTCTTCACGGCGGAGCTGACGGCGGGCATCCGCGGCGACGGACCGCGGGCCGGGCTGATCAAGGTGGCCGGCGGATATCACGGCCTGGACGAGCACGCCCGGATCGTGATGGCGGCCGCCGCCGAGGCGCACCATGCGACCGGGGCGCCGATCGGGGTCCACCACGAGCTGGGCACCGGCGCGCTCGACGTCCTGGAACTGCTCTGCGGGCGGCTCGGCGTGCCGCCGCAGTCCGTCGTGCTGGGGCACCTCAACCGATTCCCGGACCCGAGGGTGCACCGCGAGCTCGCCGAGGCGGGGGCGTACCTGGCGTTCGACGGGCCGTCGACGGCCAACCACGCCACCGACTGGCGGCTGCTGGACGTGATGATCGCGCTCGTCGAGGCCGGCCACGGCGACCGCCTGCTGCTGGGCGGTGACACCACGACCGCCGCTGCCCGGCATGCGAGCGGCGGCGGTCCGGGGATGCCGTTCCTGCTGACCGGGCTGCGTCCGCGGATCATCCGCGAACTGGGCGCGGAGCAGGCTGAGTTGATCTTCCGCGGCAACCCCGCTCGGGCCTTCGCGGCGCACTGGGGGCCCAGCCGCTGA
- a CDS encoding DUF4865 family protein → MQAMQYEITLPADYDMRIIRQRVADKGHLLDDFAGLGLKAFLIRERGVAGSPVNQYAPFYLWHSAEGMNCFLWGPGFRALSNDFGRPAVRSWLGLAFRDGPARTSVPRTAIRRVESVPPACDPAEAIERALAELPHRQPGVHSTALAIDTERWELVTFTLWVEQPDGADGADGDHYQVLHLSSPELDNLPQRRHW, encoded by the coding sequence GTGCAGGCCATGCAGTACGAGATCACCCTCCCGGCCGACTACGACATGCGGATCATCCGTCAACGAGTGGCCGACAAGGGCCACTTGCTGGACGACTTTGCGGGGCTCGGCCTGAAGGCCTTCCTGATCCGCGAGCGCGGGGTGGCCGGCTCGCCGGTCAACCAGTACGCGCCGTTCTACCTCTGGCACTCGGCCGAGGGGATGAACTGCTTCCTCTGGGGTCCGGGCTTCCGGGCGCTCAGCAACGACTTCGGCCGCCCGGCCGTCCGCTCCTGGCTCGGCCTGGCGTTCCGCGACGGCCCGGCGCGTACGAGCGTGCCGCGTACGGCGATTCGGCGGGTCGAGTCCGTCCCGCCGGCGTGCGATCCGGCCGAGGCCATCGAACGGGCGCTCGCGGAGTTGCCGCACCGGCAACCGGGTGTGCACTCCACCGCGCTGGCCATCGACACCGAGCGCTGGGAACTGGTCACCTTCACCCTCTGGGTCGAGCAGCCGGACGGCGCTGACGGCGCTGACGGCGACCACTACCAGGTCCTGCACCTGAGCAGCCCCGAACTGGACAACCTGCCCCAGAGGCGGCACTGGTGA
- a CDS encoding family 16 glycosylhydrolase gives MIFSGTPARLGTIAGVVGLLAVPVAVQAQAASALSVTQDRLTPTTAPAGSATTASLTLHSSSCFTARTVGVGVRDAAGNNLDFPGSLSNARICPGGLTLTTAARTFPTGTYSEFGFYQDIAGTWHNLTTQTLTVGSKPAPAPAPAPTPAPAPAPTPTPTPAPAPTPAPAPASPVAGKTLTWSDEFNTPLAQDPHWQSATTSSYKYGTHNPDDNKLDWLDPSDVQTANGVATFTAQPSSHILENGKQAWTTGLLTTEGTAEGFKVKTGDYAETRVQLPTGSGAWPALWTWQNGGNEVDSFEYHPDNPNLLELTNHVNPGQDYYTNAGAVKPGQWVTIGTYYGANSVDWYVNGVKVYSDNTGVGANWSAYLILNLSVGAGEYHPGPQGTAPISFAADYVRVYR, from the coding sequence ATGATCTTTTCTGGTACCCCCGCACGCCTTGGCACGATAGCCGGAGTGGTCGGCCTGCTGGCCGTCCCGGTGGCTGTCCAGGCGCAGGCCGCGAGCGCGCTCAGCGTCACCCAGGACCGGCTGACCCCGACCACCGCACCCGCCGGGAGCGCGACCACCGCCTCCCTCACGCTGCACTCCTCCAGCTGCTTCACCGCGCGCACGGTGGGCGTCGGCGTGCGGGACGCGGCCGGGAACAACCTCGACTTCCCCGGCTCGCTCTCCAACGCGCGGATCTGCCCCGGCGGTCTGACGCTGACCACCGCCGCCCGGACGTTCCCGACCGGTACGTACAGTGAGTTCGGCTTCTACCAGGACATCGCCGGGACCTGGCACAACCTGACGACGCAGACCCTGACCGTCGGTTCGAAGCCCGCGCCGGCGCCCGCCCCGGCCCCGACGCCTGCCCCCGCGCCCGCGCCGACCCCGACCCCGACGCCCGCTCCGGCGCCGACCCCCGCGCCCGCGCCCGCCTCGCCCGTCGCGGGCAAGACCCTCACCTGGTCCGACGAGTTCAACACCCCGCTCGCCCAGGACCCGCACTGGCAGTCGGCCACCACCAGCTCGTACAAGTACGGCACCCACAACCCGGACGACAACAAGCTCGACTGGCTGGACCCGTCCGACGTGCAGACGGCGAACGGTGTGGCCACCTTCACCGCCCAGCCCAGCAGCCACATCCTGGAGAACGGCAAGCAGGCCTGGACCACCGGGCTGCTCACCACCGAGGGCACCGCTGAGGGCTTCAAGGTCAAGACCGGCGACTACGCCGAGACCCGGGTCCAGCTGCCGACCGGCTCCGGCGCCTGGCCCGCGCTGTGGACCTGGCAGAACGGTGGCAACGAGGTCGACTCCTTCGAGTACCACCCGGACAACCCGAACCTGCTGGAGCTGACCAACCACGTCAACCCCGGGCAGGACTACTACACCAACGCCGGCGCGGTGAAGCCGGGCCAGTGGGTCACCATCGGCACGTACTACGGCGCCAACTCGGTGGACTGGTACGTCAACGGGGTCAAGGTCTACTCCGACAACACCGGTGTCGGCGCCAACTGGTCGGCCTACCTGATCCTCAACCTGTCGGTCGGCGCGGGCGAGTACCACCCGGGCCCGCAGGGCACCGCCCCGATCAGCTTCGCCGCCGACTACGTCCGCGTGTACCGCTAA
- a CDS encoding GNAT family N-acetyltransferase has protein sequence MTDHLSPHVSPSSPTVERLTHYTKVEQSQILGDGADPFGVADLGFKWLPKEEHFGIRRAGRLVAHTGLLRIPLSIGGVDTPVVGVGGVAVAPDQRGRGLARLVVAGALDHARTMGPTYGLLFCRPPLVALYQRLGWRALEQDVQVDQPAGPVIMPLHTMWTPLHDAEASWPAGTVRLLSLPM, from the coding sequence ATGACCGATCACCTCTCGCCCCACGTCTCGCCCTCATCGCCAACCGTGGAGCGGCTCACGCACTACACGAAGGTCGAACAGAGCCAGATCCTCGGCGACGGCGCCGACCCCTTCGGCGTGGCCGATCTCGGCTTCAAGTGGCTGCCCAAGGAAGAGCACTTCGGCATCAGGCGGGCAGGACGCCTCGTGGCACACACCGGCCTGTTGAGGATCCCCCTGTCGATCGGCGGGGTCGACACCCCGGTGGTGGGCGTGGGCGGCGTGGCCGTCGCGCCTGACCAGCGAGGACGCGGACTGGCACGGCTGGTGGTAGCGGGCGCCCTGGACCACGCACGGACGATGGGACCGACGTACGGGCTGCTGTTCTGCCGTCCCCCGCTCGTGGCCCTCTACCAGCGGCTCGGCTGGCGGGCGCTCGAGCAGGACGTCCAGGTTGATCAGCCAGCGGGACCCGTGATCATGCCGCTCCACACCATGTGGACGCCACTGCACGATGCCGAGGCCAGCTGGCCCGCCGGCACGGTACGCCTGCTCTCACTCCCCATGTAG
- a CDS encoding LuxR C-terminal-related transcriptional regulator, with translation MAPSGEAGLRRIFAVIDLLLDAVDEETLLPALFPALLGAVPGDSLTWSTRTPTGRHPVTAPADLFSPEAVAGFFRYARDDSLFRHTDTGTGVPLRRSDLQSRTEYHRLGTYAEALCPAGVEYQLAMAFPAGWARSGRRTVCLVVNRAGTDFGDADLASATLLRARLTHALDRLAPPVRLPAEVTAREAAVLDLLASGLTDRQIGRRLEVSERTVDKHLEHAYAKLRVHSRVAAATLWREAAQRR, from the coding sequence GTGGCTCCGTCCGGGGAGGCGGGTCTGCGGCGGATCTTCGCCGTGATCGACCTCCTGCTCGATGCCGTCGACGAGGAGACGCTCCTTCCGGCGCTGTTCCCGGCGCTGCTCGGGGCCGTCCCGGGGGACAGCCTCACCTGGTCGACCCGTACGCCGACCGGGCGCCACCCGGTCACCGCGCCGGCCGACCTGTTCAGCCCCGAGGCGGTGGCCGGCTTCTTCCGGTACGCGCGCGATGACTCGCTCTTCCGGCACACCGACACCGGCACCGGCGTGCCGCTGCGCCGCTCCGACCTGCAGTCCCGCACCGAGTACCACCGACTGGGCACCTACGCCGAGGCGCTGTGCCCGGCGGGCGTCGAGTACCAGTTGGCGATGGCCTTCCCGGCCGGCTGGGCGCGCAGCGGGCGACGGACCGTCTGCCTGGTGGTGAATCGCGCGGGCACCGACTTCGGTGACGCCGACCTCGCGAGCGCCACCCTGCTGCGGGCCCGGCTGACCCACGCGCTGGACCGCCTCGCGCCGCCCGTACGGCTGCCGGCGGAGGTCACGGCACGCGAGGCCGCGGTGCTCGACCTGCTCGCGTCGGGCCTGACGGACCGGCAGATCGGCCGCCGTCTGGAGGTCTCCGAGCGGACCGTGGACAAGCACCTGGAGCACGCCTACGCCAAGCTGCGGGTGCACAGCCGGGTTGCGGCGGCCACGCTCTGGCGGGAGGCCGCGCAGCGGCGCTGA
- a CDS encoding tetratricopeptide repeat protein: MTAFTTTPAEEYARAQLFFDSRAYADAALILRELVAQEPGNLSVRLLLARSYYHSAQLTRATAELHRILEQDPAESYARLMLGRTLQRRGHHDEARPHLRLAAAMTGDLPEQ, translated from the coding sequence GTGACCGCCTTCACCACCACACCCGCCGAGGAGTACGCGCGCGCTCAGCTGTTCTTCGACTCCAGGGCCTACGCCGACGCCGCCCTGATCCTGCGCGAACTGGTCGCCCAGGAGCCGGGCAACCTCTCGGTCCGACTGCTGCTCGCCCGCAGCTACTACCACTCGGCCCAGCTCACCCGCGCAACCGCGGAGCTGCACCGCATCCTGGAGCAGGACCCGGCGGAGAGCTACGCCCGCCTGATGCTCGGCCGCACCCTGCAGCGCCGGGGGCACCACGACGAGGCCCGCCCGCACCTGCGGCTCGCGGCGGCGATGACCGGCGACCTGCCGGAGCAGTAG